A genomic window from Solanum dulcamara chromosome 11, daSolDulc1.2, whole genome shotgun sequence includes:
- the LOC129875111 gene encoding RNA polymerase II transcriptional coactivator KIWI-like, giving the protein MSRRFGKRKEENEYASEGDNPPKKSSRTDDSDDEDGIVVCEISKNRRVSVRSFGGKIIVDIREFYVKDGKQMPGRKGISLSMDQWNVLRDHADEIDKAVAENS; this is encoded by the exons ATGTCGAGAAGGTTCGGAaagagaaaggaagaaaatgagtACGCTTCTGAAGGCGACAATCCTCCTAAGAAATCTTCCAGAACCGATGATTCTGACGATGAAGATGGCATCGTCGTCTGTGAG ATTTCTAAGAATCGAAGAGTATCAGTTAGGAGCTTTGGAGGCAAGATAATTGTAGATATTCGGGAGTTTTATGTTAAGGATGGCAAGCAAATGCCCGGCAGAAAAG GCATCTCATTGAGCATGGATCAGTGGAATGTACTCAGAGATCATGCAGATGAAATTGATAAAGCTGTCGCTGAGAACAGTTAA